A window of Roseovarius sp. THAF27 contains these coding sequences:
- a CDS encoding LpxI family protein has translation MTLALIAGQGGLPPQLVRVMLARGEVPVICEIEQFPSDVKGELPRLGFRLETLGSFIATAKEIGVTRICMAGAMRRPPIDPAQIDAATLPLVPKVQAALTNSGDDSTLRIFTQIFEEAGLEVIGAVEIDPSLLPPEGVTGTLPKGVERDIAVAEAALVDLAAADKGQAVVVRDGAVIAREDARGTDAMLGDLCPETPSHWLSDDPFEIVGDMLDSVADWLSGPVAEARAAEDKSEGGILFKAPKPGQELRVDMPLIGLGTVMRAAEAGLAGLVIEAGGVMLLDPDGVAEVLRAQGMFLWVRPRDVA, from the coding sequence ATGACGCTGGCGCTCATCGCAGGGCAGGGCGGCCTGCCACCACAGCTGGTGCGGGTCATGCTGGCCCGTGGAGAGGTGCCGGTCATCTGCGAGATCGAGCAGTTCCCGTCGGACGTCAAAGGCGAACTGCCGCGGCTGGGCTTTCGCCTTGAAACGCTGGGCAGCTTCATCGCCACCGCGAAAGAGATCGGCGTCACACGGATCTGCATGGCCGGGGCCATGCGCCGTCCGCCGATTGATCCCGCGCAGATCGACGCGGCGACCCTGCCGCTGGTGCCCAAGGTCCAGGCGGCGCTGACCAATTCGGGCGACGACAGCACGCTGCGCATTTTCACGCAGATCTTCGAGGAGGCGGGACTGGAGGTGATCGGCGCGGTCGAGATCGACCCGTCGCTCTTGCCGCCCGAAGGCGTGACCGGCACGCTGCCCAAGGGCGTGGAGCGCGACATCGCGGTGGCGGAGGCGGCGCTGGTTGACCTTGCGGCGGCCGACAAGGGACAGGCGGTGGTGGTGCGCGACGGCGCGGTCATCGCCCGCGAGGATGCCCGCGGCACCGATGCCATGCTGGGCGACCTTTGCCCCGAGACGCCGAGCCATTGGCTGTCCGACGACCCGTTCGAGATCGTGGGCGACATGCTCGACAGCGTGGCCGACTGGCTGAGCGGCCCGGTGGCCGAGGCGCGGGCCGCCGAGGATAAGAGCGAGGGCGGCATTCTCTTCAAGGCCCCCAAGCCCGGGCAGGAATTGCGCGTGGACATGCCGCTCATTGGCCTTGGCACCGTCATGCGTGCCGCCGAAGCGGGGCTGGCGGGCCTCGTGATCGAGGCGGGCGGCGTGATGCTGCTCGACCCGGACGGCGTGGCCGAGGTGTTGCGCGCACAAGGCATGTTCCTGTGGGTCCGACCGCGGGACGTGGCATGA
- the lpxB gene encoding lipid-A-disaccharide synthase → MKVFVIAGEASGDRLGAALMAGLKSLTEVEFAGVGGDQMQAEGFTSLFPMEELSVMGLVEILPKYFHLKRRIRETAQAAIDYDPDVVIGIDSPDFCLRVASIIKERSDLRTVHYVAPSVWAWRPKRADKMAKVIDQVLALLPFEPPYLEAAGVDCDFVGHPVVNDEPAADDEIAAFRADHGLGDAPVLLVLPGSRGSEVARLGPIFGDAIRQVCAAKPELRLVIPTVAARTEQVTELVADWPGDPVVVVPKGQADKRRKAAAFGCAQGALAASGTVSLELAAADTPMVIAYDAAWLTREIIRRMLIIDTLTLVNLVSETRAIPEFNGERCRADLIAPGVLDMLDNPGPQRDAMRLTMERLGRGGEDPGLRAARAVLDRMPG, encoded by the coding sequence ATGAAGGTTTTTGTCATCGCCGGCGAGGCGTCGGGCGACCGGCTGGGCGCGGCGCTGATGGCGGGCCTCAAATCGCTGACCGAGGTGGAGTTCGCGGGCGTGGGCGGCGACCAGATGCAGGCCGAGGGGTTTACGTCGCTCTTTCCCATGGAAGAGTTGAGCGTCATGGGGCTGGTCGAGATCCTTCCCAAGTATTTCCACCTCAAGCGCCGCATCCGCGAGACCGCCCAAGCCGCGATCGACTATGACCCGGACGTGGTGATCGGGATCGACAGCCCCGATTTCTGCCTGCGCGTGGCGAGCATCATCAAAGAGCGCAGTGATTTGCGCACCGTGCACTACGTCGCCCCCTCGGTCTGGGCGTGGCGGCCCAAGCGGGCCGACAAGATGGCGAAGGTGATCGACCAGGTTCTGGCGCTTCTGCCATTCGAGCCACCCTACCTGGAGGCAGCCGGCGTGGACTGCGATTTCGTCGGGCACCCGGTGGTGAATGATGAACCCGCCGCGGACGACGAAATCGCCGCCTTCCGCGCCGATCACGGCTTGGGCGATGCGCCGGTGCTGCTGGTGCTGCCGGGCTCGCGCGGCAGCGAGGTCGCGCGTCTCGGCCCGATTTTCGGTGACGCGATCCGGCAGGTTTGCGCGGCGAAACCGGAGTTGCGACTGGTGATCCCGACCGTTGCGGCGCGCACCGAACAGGTTACGGAGCTTGTGGCCGACTGGCCCGGCGACCCGGTTGTGGTCGTGCCAAAGGGTCAGGCCGACAAGCGGCGCAAAGCCGCGGCCTTTGGCTGTGCGCAAGGTGCATTGGCGGCGTCGGGCACCGTCTCGCTGGAACTGGCCGCCGCCGACACACCGATGGTCATCGCCTATGACGCCGCGTGGCTGACGCGCGAGATCATCCGCCGGATGCTGATCATCGACACGCTGACGTTGGTCAACCTGGTGTCGGAAACCCGCGCCATCCCCGAGTTTAACGGCGAGCGGTGTCGCGCGGATCTTATCGCGCCCGGCGTTCTGGACATGCTCGACAATCCCGGTCCGCAGCGCGATGCGATGCGCCTGACGATGGAACGGCTGGGCCGTGGCGGCGAGGATCCCGGCCTGCGTGCCGCCCGCGCAGTGCTGGACCGGATGCCGGGCTAA
- a CDS encoding transposase, with translation MVQLLPIRRRGETSFVTLTLAERDATTLVDEIDHLQATVRMVRDLWPFELDAWVVLPDHLHAVLTLPHGDADLAIRLKTIKARFASRVSTRAMTPSQIAAGGAHLWVPQDIVEPVRSPAEIEAFRQHCRTDPVRHGFVADPQVWKSSSFRQDSQTDPRRYERIPRGVVGFG, from the coding sequence ATGGTACAGCTACTTCCTATCCGCCGCCGTGGCGAAACGAGCTTCGTGACCCTGACGCTGGCCGAGCGCGATGCGACGACTCTGGTGGACGAAATCGACCACCTGCAAGCGACGGTGCGCATGGTGCGCGACCTCTGGCCGTTCGAGCTGGACGCCTGGGTCGTCCTGCCCGACCACCTGCACGCCGTCCTGACATTGCCCCATGGCGACGCCGACCTTGCCATCCGGCTCAAGACGATCAAGGCGCGGTTTGCCTCGCGGGTCTCGACACGGGCGATGACACCCAGCCAGATCGCGGCGGGCGGCGCGCATCTGTGGGTGCCGCAGGACATCGTCGAACCTGTCCGCAGCCCAGCGGAGATCGAGGCGTTCCGCCAGCATTGCCGGACCGATCCGGTGCGCCACGGCTTCGTCGCCGACCCGCAGGTATGGAAATCCTCGTCGTTTCGGCAGGACAGCCAGACCGATCCGCGCCGTTATGAAAGGATCCCCCGGGGTGTGGTCGGGTTTGGGTAG
- the mnmA gene encoding tRNA 2-thiouridine(34) synthase MnmA: MPLDPELNSLGFPKAPADTRVVVAMSGGVDSSVVAAQLAEEGYDVVGVTLQLYDHGAALAKKGACCAGVDIHDARRVAEEMGFPHYVLDYENIFKDAVIDEFADSYLAGATPVPCIRCNERVKFKDLLETAKDLDADCMATGHYIQRKTGERGPELHCAADANRDQSYFLFSTTPEQLDFLRFPLGHLPSKDATRALAARYGLPVADKPDSQDICFVPNGNYASVIEKLRPGAAEPGEIVHADGRVLGQHSGVIHYTIGQRRGLGIGGLDEPLYVVKLDVDAQRVIVGPKDMLATRTVPVREINWLGDAPFESQSEWHVSVKVRSTRPAREAVIRPTGPDTAQVELMVAEEGVSPGQACVFYETEGSRILGGGWIWKG, from the coding sequence ATGCCGCTCGATCCTGAACTGAATTCGCTTGGATTTCCCAAGGCGCCCGCCGACACGCGGGTCGTCGTCGCCATGTCGGGCGGGGTCGACAGTTCGGTCGTGGCCGCACAGCTTGCGGAAGAAGGCTATGACGTGGTCGGCGTGACGTTGCAGCTTTACGATCACGGCGCGGCGCTGGCCAAGAAAGGCGCCTGCTGCGCCGGGGTCGACATCCACGACGCGCGGCGCGTGGCCGAGGAAATGGGCTTTCCGCATTACGTGCTGGACTACGAGAACATCTTCAAGGACGCGGTGATCGACGAGTTCGCCGACAGCTATCTGGCCGGCGCGACGCCCGTGCCCTGCATCCGCTGCAACGAGCGGGTCAAGTTCAAGGACCTGCTGGAGACGGCCAAGGATCTCGACGCCGATTGCATGGCGACCGGCCATTACATTCAGCGCAAGACGGGCGAACGCGGCCCCGAGTTGCATTGCGCGGCGGACGCCAATCGCGACCAGAGCTATTTCCTCTTTTCGACCACGCCCGAACAGCTGGACTTCCTGCGCTTTCCGCTGGGACACCTGCCGTCCAAGGACGCGACGCGGGCTTTGGCCGCGCGCTATGGCCTGCCTGTCGCGGACAAGCCCGACAGCCAGGACATCTGCTTCGTGCCGAACGGCAATTATGCCAGCGTGATCGAAAAGCTGCGCCCCGGCGCGGCGGAACCCGGCGAGATCGTCCATGCGGACGGTCGCGTCCTGGGGCAGCACAGCGGCGTCATCCACTATACGATCGGCCAGCGCCGGGGGCTGGGCATCGGCGGCCTGGACGAGCCGCTTTACGTGGTGAAACTCGACGTCGACGCGCAGCGCGTGATCGTGGGACCCAAGGATATGCTGGCCACCCGCACCGTGCCCGTGCGCGAGATCAACTGGCTGGGCGACGCGCCCTTTGAAAGCCAGTCCGAATGGCATGTCTCGGTCAAGGTCCGCTCCACCCGCCCGGCGCGCGAGGCGGTCATTCGCCCCACCGGGCCGGACACGGCCCAAGTCGAGCTGATGGTGGCCGAGGAAGGCGTCTCGCCGGGGCAGGCCTGCGTATTCTATGAGACCGAAGGCAGCCGTATCCTGGGCGGCGGCTGGATCTGGAAAGGCTGA
- a CDS encoding DUF1153 domain-containing protein — MYLKKVAGPRAVTLPDGSVLTRADLPAPDTQRWVASRKLLVVRAVAHGLLSQAEAQEMYQISAEEFHEWLEAVSRHGEAGLKVTVAKPVDNLR, encoded by the coding sequence ATGTATCTGAAGAAAGTCGCAGGGCCCCGCGCCGTGACCCTGCCGGATGGAAGCGTCCTGACGCGGGCCGATTTGCCGGCGCCGGACACGCAGCGGTGGGTGGCGTCGAGAAAACTCCTGGTTGTGCGGGCGGTGGCGCATGGCCTGCTGTCACAGGCAGAGGCGCAGGAGATGTACCAGATCAGCGCAGAGGAATTTCACGAATGGCTTGAAGCGGTATCTCGCCACGGCGAGGCGGGGCTGAAGGTGACAGTGGCAAAACCTGTGGACAACCTGAGGTAG
- a CDS encoding DNA methyltransferase, producing MGELMQAADFIKKWEAAELKERSASQAHFLDLCALLGIEDPVSADPKGEWFTFERGASKTSGGEGWADVWRKGCFAWEYKGKKKDLDKAFEQLLQYSIALENPPLLIVSDMTRIRIQTNWTNTVQQTYEITTPDLLDASKRDLLRACFTDPESLRPAKTRQALTEEAAQKFASLAQRLREREHDPETVAHFVNRLVFCMFAEDVDLLPNKMFQKMLELCQKDPTEFQPFAKDLFAAMQSGGRVGFEKVEWFNGGLFDDDTALPLDKEDLADLLAAAKLDWSEIDPSILGTLFERGLDPDKRSQLGAHYTDRDKIMQIVNPVVVEPLFAEWTEVKTQIEAALSRAESAKSRSARTKAEKEAERLHAAFLERLRSFRVLDPACGSGNFLYLSLLALKDIEHRTNLEAEALGLPRGFPTIGPECVKGIELNPYAAELARVSVWVGEIQWMRRNGFDAARNPILRPLGTIENRDAVLAPDGSKADWPDADVVVGNPPFLGNKRMIFALGEEYTHALRKAWNTVPGGVDLVAYWFAKAWEMIQENRLRRVGLVATNSIRGGINREVLKPIVDGGQIFTAWSDENWTVEGAAVRVSMVCFQAGGELDVMLDGKSVSKVFSDLTASTDGHDLTSAKRLRSNADLAFQGFKFGGPFDISADLARQMLDEPRNPNGEKNSTVIRRWFNGMDLTRRLEERWCIDFGVTRTEHEAALFEAPFAAHTKHWNSENARLEAAGKRRLRAGEAKTLATWWLHQRPRPELREGLAGLERFIATPEVAKHRVFVWLNRGMLASGSVYSIARDDDTTFGILHSRFHAIWALRMGTSLEDRPRYTPSTTFETFPFPEALSPNIPATDYADNPRAQKIAETAAELNRLRENWLNPPDLVDRVPEVVEGYPDRLIPKDDKAAKELKKRTLTNLYNARPAWLDHAHKKLDEAVAEAYGWGDDWRDGKLTEDEILARLFRLNQARAAKQNDG from the coding sequence TTGGGTGAGCTTATGCAGGCGGCGGATTTTATCAAGAAGTGGGAAGCGGCGGAGCTGAAGGAGCGGAGCGCATCGCAGGCGCATTTCTTAGACCTCTGCGCACTCCTAGGCATTGAAGACCCTGTCTCCGCCGACCCCAAGGGCGAATGGTTCACCTTTGAACGCGGCGCGTCCAAGACCTCAGGCGGCGAAGGCTGGGCGGACGTCTGGCGCAAAGGATGCTTCGCATGGGAGTACAAGGGGAAGAAGAAGGACCTAGACAAGGCTTTTGAACAACTCTTGCAATACTCCATCGCGCTGGAAAACCCGCCGCTTCTAATCGTGTCGGACATGACGCGCATCCGGATACAGACAAACTGGACGAACACCGTCCAGCAAACATACGAAATCACCACGCCGGACCTTCTAGATGCCAGCAAGCGCGACCTCCTGCGCGCCTGCTTCACCGATCCCGAAAGCCTGCGCCCCGCTAAGACACGGCAGGCCCTAACCGAAGAGGCCGCGCAGAAATTCGCATCGCTTGCGCAGCGTTTGCGCGAGCGCGAGCATGACCCGGAAACCGTCGCGCATTTCGTGAACCGCCTCGTCTTCTGCATGTTCGCCGAAGACGTGGACCTTCTGCCGAACAAGATGTTCCAGAAGATGCTGGAGTTGTGCCAGAAGGACCCGACCGAGTTTCAGCCCTTCGCCAAGGACCTCTTCGCCGCCATGCAGTCCGGCGGGCGCGTCGGCTTCGAAAAGGTGGAATGGTTCAACGGCGGTCTCTTCGATGACGACACGGCCCTGCCGCTCGACAAGGAAGACTTGGCTGACCTTCTTGCCGCCGCGAAGCTTGACTGGTCCGAAATCGACCCCTCTATTTTGGGTACCCTGTTCGAGCGTGGCCTTGACCCGGACAAGCGCTCGCAGCTTGGCGCGCACTACACCGACCGCGACAAGATTATGCAAATCGTCAACCCGGTGGTGGTGGAGCCGCTGTTTGCCGAATGGACCGAGGTGAAAACCCAGATCGAAGCGGCGCTGAGCAGGGCGGAGAGCGCCAAGTCGCGCTCTGCCCGGACCAAGGCCGAGAAAGAGGCGGAACGCCTCCACGCAGCGTTTCTGGAGCGTCTGAGAAGCTTCCGCGTGCTGGACCCGGCCTGTGGGTCCGGCAACTTCCTTTACCTGTCTCTCTTGGCGCTTAAGGACATTGAACACCGCACGAACCTTGAGGCCGAGGCCTTGGGCCTTCCACGCGGCTTCCCGACCATTGGGCCGGAGTGCGTGAAGGGGATTGAATTGAACCCTTATGCCGCTGAACTCGCCCGTGTATCGGTATGGGTTGGGGAAATCCAGTGGATGCGCAGGAACGGTTTCGATGCCGCCCGCAACCCGATCCTGCGCCCGTTGGGCACCATCGAAAACCGCGACGCGGTGCTTGCCCCGGACGGCTCCAAAGCAGACTGGCCAGATGCTGACGTGGTGGTTGGAAACCCACCCTTCCTTGGGAACAAGCGAATGATCTTCGCACTTGGAGAAGAATATACCCACGCACTCAGAAAGGCTTGGAATACGGTCCCCGGCGGTGTCGATCTTGTGGCTTACTGGTTCGCCAAGGCTTGGGAGATGATACAGGAAAACCGCCTTAGGCGCGTCGGGCTGGTTGCGACGAACTCTATTCGCGGAGGCATCAACCGAGAGGTCCTGAAACCTATCGTAGACGGAGGCCAAATATTCACTGCTTGGTCGGACGAGAACTGGACTGTCGAGGGCGCGGCAGTCCGCGTATCCATGGTCTGCTTTCAAGCCGGAGGCGAGCTAGATGTTATGTTGGACGGGAAGTCAGTCTCAAAGGTGTTCTCTGACCTCACTGCCAGTACGGACGGGCACGACCTGACATCGGCCAAACGCCTTCGCAGCAATGCAGACCTTGCGTTTCAGGGTTTTAAGTTTGGGGGGCCGTTCGACATTTCCGCAGACCTTGCAAGGCAGATGCTGGATGAACCTCGCAACCCGAACGGTGAAAAAAACTCTACGGTGATACGTCGTTGGTTCAATGGGATGGATTTGACACGTCGTCTTGAAGAACGATGGTGCATTGACTTCGGCGTAACGCGAACGGAGCACGAGGCGGCATTGTTCGAGGCCCCTTTCGCAGCGCACACGAAACACTGGAACAGTGAAAACGCTAGACTGGAGGCCGCAGGAAAGCGGCGTCTTCGGGCCGGCGAAGCAAAGACCTTAGCCACTTGGTGGCTGCATCAACGGCCGCGACCTGAGTTGCGCGAGGGTCTGGCAGGGTTGGAGCGATTCATTGCCACGCCTGAAGTAGCAAAGCACCGCGTTTTCGTTTGGTTGAATCGAGGGATGTTAGCTTCCGGATCGGTGTATTCGATTGCCCGAGACGACGACACTACCTTCGGTATTCTACATTCTCGTTTTCACGCAATCTGGGCGCTCCGCATGGGTACCTCGCTCGAAGACCGCCCCCGGTATACTCCTTCAACCACATTCGAGACCTTTCCCTTTCCGGAGGCTCTTTCGCCGAACATTCCCGCCACCGACTATGCTGATAATCCGCGCGCCCAGAAGATCGCCGAAACCGCCGCAGAACTGAACCGCCTGCGTGAAAACTGGCTAAACCCGCCTGATCTCGTGGACAGGGTCCCCGAGGTGGTCGAAGGCTACCCTGACCGGTTGATACCAAAAGACGACAAGGCCGCGAAGGAACTCAAGAAGCGCACCCTCACCAATCTCTACAATGCGCGCCCCGCATGGTTGGACCACGCCCACAAAAAACTGGATGAAGCCGTTGCAGAAGCTTACGGCTGGGGTGACGACTGGCGCGACGGCAAGCTGACTGAAGATGAAATCCTTGCCCGCCTTTTCCGTCTCAATCAGGCAAGGGCTGCGAAACAGAACGACGGATAG
- a CDS encoding recombinase family protein: MGEDKDSDKRQRAAIEAYAKANGYEIVQTFYDAAVSGADPIDSRPGMQDLLDAVLSNGTRTILVESPDRFARDAVVQELGHRLLKQRGVDLIPTTAPDYFMVDTPTTELVRTILGAVAAFDRRNTVEKLKAARDRKSEALGRRVEGRKPVSADALTAAKRLYRRNPKTGTRRSLRQIATELANEGFTAPSGKDYQANSVRQMLVKAGVYKADAA; this comes from the coding sequence GTGGGCGAGGACAAGGACTCCGATAAGCGCCAGCGGGCGGCAATCGAGGCATACGCCAAAGCGAACGGATACGAGATAGTCCAGACCTTCTATGACGCGGCGGTATCCGGCGCCGATCCCATCGACTCCCGCCCCGGTATGCAGGACCTTTTGGACGCTGTCCTGTCCAACGGTACGCGCACCATTCTGGTGGAGTCGCCCGACCGGTTCGCACGTGATGCTGTGGTGCAGGAACTTGGCCACCGCCTATTAAAACAACGCGGGGTCGACCTCATCCCGACGACCGCGCCCGACTACTTCATGGTCGATACGCCCACGACAGAGCTTGTACGCACGATCCTAGGCGCTGTAGCAGCCTTCGACCGCCGAAACACCGTGGAGAAGCTGAAAGCCGCCAGAGACCGCAAGAGCGAGGCTCTGGGCCGCAGGGTGGAGGGCAGGAAGCCTGTCAGCGCTGACGCGCTCACCGCAGCGAAACGGCTGTATCGCCGCAACCCTAAGACAGGCACCCGCCGATCCCTACGCCAGATCGCAACCGAACTGGCAAACGAAGGATTCACTGCACCATCTGGCAAAGACTATCAGGCCAACAGCGTGCGCCAAATGCTGGTGAAGGCAGGTGTCTATAAGGCCGATGCGGCGTGA
- a CDS encoding PIN domain-containing protein: protein MASTYRAAPLVRALHEMCDNAQLEIIVPDIVREEFDRNKDRVAAQSSKALQSNLKSLRYALNGFADQNAAQQAMEAFQSLDFTNAIQESSIVDQVQALMDHGENINVETTVIHRARAANRALYGEAPCHRNRGSIADAILFEVYDEIRQDAVREHIGFGFATTNHNDFSDPRGDNRTPHPDLAAAFGDRSQYILDIGKFVEETDPDAMALGDFELGYSPEFRTLSDLTEAEHLLFRQVWYNRHMNLRYKIEHGQTKIVSEDEFARNPYSQDEILDTVWARALDAARRTEEEVGVENLGPWDDFEWGMINGKLSAIRWVLGDEWDFLDT from the coding sequence ATGGCGAGCACTTACCGCGCCGCCCCCCTTGTGCGTGCACTTCATGAGATGTGCGACAATGCCCAGCTTGAAATCATTGTCCCGGATATCGTCCGAGAGGAGTTTGATAGAAACAAGGACAGGGTCGCAGCGCAGTCCTCGAAGGCTTTACAGTCTAACTTGAAATCGCTCCGCTACGCCCTCAACGGGTTCGCTGACCAGAATGCCGCCCAGCAAGCGATGGAAGCCTTTCAGAGCTTGGATTTCACCAACGCCATCCAAGAGAGTAGCATAGTCGACCAAGTACAGGCCTTGATGGACCACGGCGAGAACATCAATGTTGAAACCACCGTCATACATCGGGCAAGGGCGGCGAACCGTGCCTTGTATGGTGAAGCGCCTTGCCACCGGAACAGAGGCAGCATTGCCGATGCAATACTGTTCGAAGTGTACGACGAAATACGCCAAGATGCTGTCCGGGAGCACATCGGCTTCGGGTTCGCCACGACCAACCATAACGATTTCAGTGATCCCAGAGGAGACAACCGCACCCCGCACCCTGACCTTGCAGCCGCCTTCGGTGACCGGTCTCAATACATCTTGGATATCGGGAAGTTCGTTGAGGAAACCGACCCGGACGCAATGGCACTTGGAGACTTTGAACTTGGATACAGTCCTGAGTTTCGAACTCTGTCAGACTTGACTGAAGCGGAGCACCTTCTCTTCCGACAGGTCTGGTACAACCGACACATGAACCTCCGGTACAAGATCGAACACGGACAAACCAAGATCGTGTCAGAAGATGAATTCGCCCGTAACCCATACAGTCAGGACGAGATACTGGATACAGTCTGGGCAAGGGCGCTCGATGCCGCGCGGCGGACCGAAGAAGAAGTCGGCGTTGAAAACCTAGGACCATGGGATGATTTTGAATGGGGCATGATTAACGGAAAGCTATCAGCCATCCGTTGGGTCCTTGGGGATGAATGGGACTTTCTGGATACCTGA